The following is a genomic window from Miltoncostaea oceani.
GGAGCGCGTCGCGTGCTGCACCGGGTCGGGCGCGTCGATGATCGAGGACGCCCGCGCCGGCGGCGCCGACGCCTTCGTCACGAGCGACCTCAAGTACCACGACGCGGACCGGGCGGAGGGCCTCCCCCTCGTGCACCTGCCCCACGCCCGCGCCGAGCGCGTCGCGCTGAAGCGGTGGACGAAGCAGCTCGAACGGGCGCTCGCGCCCGAGGGCGTCGAGGTCCGCTTCGCCGAGGCCGACACCGACCCGTGGCAGAACGCCTGACGGACGTCCCCCGGGGCGTCCCGCGACCCCGCGGCGATTGAGGCGCCCCCTCCCGACCGGTACACTCCCGCGACGCTGCGGATGTAGCTCAGTTGGCTAGAGCGTCTGCTTGCCATGCAGAAGGTCGTGGGTTCGAGTCCCATCATCCGCTCTCCGGAAAGCCCCCGTAAACCGGGGGCTTTTCTCGTTCTAGCGGGCATCGAGATCGAGCCCCATCTGGCGTTCATCCCACGTCCATCCCACAGAGTGATCGGGCGAAGAGCCGAAGACGTGGGCCTCCAGCTCGGTGGCCGCAGCCAGTCGAGCCCCTTTGTAGAGGTGTCCGTAGCGCTTCAGGACGAGCCCGCCACCGTCCGAGTGACCCATCTGCTCGGCGATCACCTTCACGTGGCAACCGGCCGCGATCATCAGCGAGGCGCCGGTGTGGCGCAGGTCGTGGAAGGTCAGCTCGGGGATGCCTGCTGCCTTGGCTGCCGGCTTGAAGACCCGGTGCATGAAGTTGTCCGCGTCGAAGGGAGTGCCGGCGCGCGTGGGGAAGAGGTAGCCGTCGGCGCTGGGCTGCCGGACGAGCTGCTGCTCGCGGATGAGACGGACGATGCGAGGGCCGACGTCGACCGAGCGTCGACCGGCCCGCGTCTTGGTCGCGACGCGCGCGCCGTCCTGGCGCTGCGTGAAGACGGCGAGCGAGCCGGCCTCCAGGTCGATGTCCGTGTCGCGCAGCCCGAGCACCTCGCCCCGCCGGAGCATCGTGAGGACAGCGATCGGCGCGATCCGGGCGACGTACTCCGGCATCCACGAGCGCAGCTCGTCCACCTCCGCCCAGGTGAGGAACCGCGGCTCGCGCTCCTCCGCCTTGGCGATCCGGATCCGATGGACCCCGGGGTCGATCACCTGGCCGCGCTCCTCCGCGTCGCGGAGGATTCGCTTCAGGAGGGAGAGGGCCATCTCCGCGCGGCGTGGAGCACGCTCGGCGATCGTCGCGATCAGGTCCTCGACGGCGGGACGGCGCAACCGCTCGACGGAGAGGTCGTTCAGCGGCTTCAGGGCGCTCAGGCAGTCCTCGGCGAGCCGGATCGACTTCGGGCGTGGCCGCACCATTCCAGCGGCTCCGATGATGTACCGCTCGAGCCACGCCTGCGCGATCAGGCCGAATCGCTCCGGCGGCGCCTGGTAGAGCAGGCCCGCCTGCGCGCGCCGCTCGACATCGAGCTTGAAGGCCCGCGCGTCCTTGTGAACGGAGAAGACCCGGGAGCGCTCACGATGTCCACCATCGCGAAAGCGGACCTCGTAGCGGCGCTCACCCTTGGCCGTCTCGTAGGCGCGGATCGAGGCCACGGTCGCTCAGCGGTACTCAGGCGGAGCGACGACCCGCCGGCTCTCCAGCCAGCGGACGACCTCGCCCTGATCGAACAGCCGCCGTCCCTCGACCTTGTAGGAGGGAAGCTCACCACGCGCGGCAAGGCGATAGACCTTCTCGGGCTGACAGCGCAGCACGAGCGCAAGCTCGTCGGCGGTGAGGAAGGTGGGGAGGGTCGTCATGGTCTCTCAGCCTCTGGCGCTAGCGTAAGTGTGACCGAACACACTTGCAAGTCCGAGGGGTAGGCTGGCGGGGATGACTAGCGGCGAGCTCATACGGACCGCACGGTCCCGGGCTGGCTACTCCCAGGCGCAGCTCGCCGAGCGCCTTTCGATGCCGCGATCGCAGATCGCTCGCTGGGAACTGGACGAGGTCGAGCCGGGACTCTCAACAGTGCGCCGCGTCCTCCGCGCCTGCGGATTCGACCTGTCTCTCGCCCTCGTCTTGTTCGAGCCCGACGAGAACCGAGAGGCTCGCCTCCGCGAGCTGCAGCTCCTCACCCCCCAGCAGCGCGTGCAGCGCATGCTCGATCGCCTCGGGAAGGGATGAGCGGCCCGAGCGGACAGCGCACGTTCGATCCGTATGCAACCCTCCACGAGCTGGAGGTTGTCCGGGCGCAGTACGTCGTCATCGGCGCTCTCGCGCGGGTGATGCAGGGCGCCGACGAGGTGACACGTGGCCTCGACATCACCCCGCTCGAAAACGTCGACAACATGCGCGCCGTCACGAGTGCGCTGGCTCGCGTTGGTGCGGAGATGCAGCCCATGGATCGCCCCGATCGCAACCCCGCCCGCATCACCCGGTTCGAGGGCCCGACCGGCGCGATCGCGATCGTGCGAGCTCCTGCCGGCACCCGCGGCTACGAGGATTTGCGGCGACGTGCCGAGCGCCTCCACATCGGGGACGGGCTCCGCCCGCAGGTCGCCTCGGCTGGCGACCTCGTTCGCATGATGGAAACGCTCGCTCGTCCCGACCAGTCGCGCGCGCTCGAGTTGATGCGCCGAGTCGTGGAACTCGAGCGAGGGTTCGGGCTGGAGCGTTAGCCGGTTAGCCCGGCGTGTCTGACACGTCCAGTGCCTCGACCCCCTTCGCGATCGCCTCGCTGTAGGTCGGGAACTGGGCCACCGTGTCGCGCAGGACGTCCAGGCCGATCCTCGCTTTCACCGCGAGGGCGACCTGGTGCATCCACTCGCCCGCGAGCGGCGCGACCGCCCATGCGCCCACCAGCACCCGCTCGCGAGCGTCGGCCACGAGGCCGAGCGTCCCGCGCGGATCGCGCTCGTAGGTCCAGGGCCGGGCGATCGAGTCGGCCAGCTCGAGACGGGAGGTCAGCACCTCGAGGCCGCGCTCGCGGGCCTGGTCGGCGCTCAGCCCGACGGCGGCGATCTCGGGATCGGAGAAAACCACGCGGGGGATCGCCGAGTAGTCGGCCCGG
Proteins encoded in this region:
- a CDS encoding tyrosine-type recombinase/integrase is translated as MASIRAYETAKGERRYEVRFRDGGHRERSRVFSVHKDARAFKLDVERRAQAGLLYQAPPERFGLIAQAWLERYIIGAAGMVRPRPKSIRLAEDCLSALKPLNDLSVERLRRPAVEDLIATIAERAPRRAEMALSLLKRILRDAEERGQVIDPGVHRIRIAKAEEREPRFLTWAEVDELRSWMPEYVARIAPIAVLTMLRRGEVLGLRDTDIDLEAGSLAVFTQRQDGARVATKTRAGRRSVDVGPRIVRLIREQQLVRQPSADGYLFPTRAGTPFDADNFMHRVFKPAAKAAGIPELTFHDLRHTGASLMIAAGCHVKVIAEQMGHSDGGGLVLKRYGHLYKGARLAAATELEAHVFGSSPDHSVGWTWDERQMGLDLDAR
- a CDS encoding helix-turn-helix domain-containing protein — protein: MTTLPTFLTADELALVLRCQPEKVYRLAARGELPSYKVEGRRLFDQGEVVRWLESRRVVAPPEYR
- a CDS encoding helix-turn-helix domain-containing protein is translated as MTSGELIRTARSRAGYSQAQLAERLSMPRSQIARWELDEVEPGLSTVRRVLRACGFDLSLALVLFEPDENREARLRELQLLTPQQRVQRMLDRLGKG